The following nucleotide sequence is from Capra hircus breed San Clemente chromosome 16, ASM170441v1, whole genome shotgun sequence.
ACTGGATGATGGCCAGGCTGGGTGTGGTCACCTGTCAGCCTGTCACCAAGGTGAAGTGGCCCAGGCTCCCTCCCATGTTGTGTCATTCTAGGTCTCCTGAGCTACATGGGGACAGAGCAGTATGGGGCCAGGAAGAGGGGACACAGCATCTGGATGTGTGGACACTGAGGAGGGATAAGTGAGCGCTGGCCCAGAGGAGTCCTGGGCTCTAGGGATTCTCATCCAGGGCTGTGCTGTGTAGACTTGAGGCTGCAGGAGGCCGCTGTGTACGTGCAGGGCAGTGGAGGCAGAGCAGGCCTTCCTTCGGGGCTTCAGGTCCTGCTGTCACAGCCAAGGATATGCGCACCCCTAGCTAAGGGGGAGGCCAGAGGCAGGGAGAAATCCCGCAGAGCTGACCCCTGCCCAGGGGTTTTCTCCCTGTCCTGGGGTCAGCTAGATGGTACAGAAGGCTCAAGGCAGCCCAGGTGGGCAAACACTACATCCCAGGCCCTGTGACTTCCCCAGCCCACAGACTTGACCCCCAAGTAGGGGCAGCTTTTCCATGAACACTGATCCTGCTTGCCCCCCAACCTCCAGCACTTCACCCACCCAGAAGAGGCCTAACTACATGGGTGTAACTTGGTAGAGGGTAAAGATGAGATGCCTGGGCAAGGGAGAGGTTGGGTACAGAGCAGATGGCCAGTGACTGCCTtttctgttgaagcctgtctgAGGCCCATGTGCACAATCTGAGTGGCTCCTGACAAGCTCAGCTCACAGGGGAGCCCAGAAAGTTCCATGGTAGGACTGATGGGTCCTGGCTGCCCTGCCCACCTCTGGATCAAGGGAAGCCCACCCCACCTGGGTCCACCAGCCCCTATGGCAGGTCCAGTAGGGCATGCTCGGCGTAGAGCTTCTGGGAGATGTTGTAGACACGCTCAATAAAGGGCAGGGCCTCGTCTAGCATCTCCACAGCCTGTTTGGAAGACCCAACATTCATGGACTCCAAGAAGACCTTGCGTGTGGGCAGCGCACAGAAGGCCACAGTGACAGCCCGGCGGATGATCCAGGGGTGGTAGGCGGCCAGCGAGGCGTTGTAGGAGTCAGTGCAGAGTACGGAGGTGCGTGCGTCCTCAGGGCTTGTGCGGACGCCCTCCAGGAAGAGCTGCAGCCAGCGCAGCGCGCGGTGTAGCCGGAGCACTGTCCGGCAGCCTGAGTCGGGGTGGCGTGAGCGCCGTTCCAGGTCCACCAGTTGGTTGCCCACTTCGTAGGCAACCATGGCCTGCAGGCTGCTGTAGTGCTCTTGTTGGGGGCCACTTCGCAGCTGGTCCATGATCTGCAGCTTTGTCACCACATCCTTGGAGATGAATGAGAAGATGGTGCCCAGACTATTTAGGAATCTGCAGGAAGAGAGCAGGCACTCTCAGCCTGGGTGTGGGCGAGACCACTCCCACCTCCTGACTGAAGTGAGGATGGCCGACCTGCACTGGGCCGACGGGATATAGGTGGGACGTGTGGCCGGGGAAGCCCCTCGCGCACCTGACCAGCCCCCTCCAGCCAGCGAGGTAGTATTCCAGCAGCACCTCCTCCTTCTCATTGAGACACTGCTTGAAACTGACCAGGACGACTTTCAGATTGAACTCTGACTCCAAGTCATCCATTTTCAACAGGAGCTGGAACACACAGGGGGTTGGGCTGTGGGTTGTCTCCTGGTGAGAAGGCTCCTCTTTGGGTCATTATTTTGGGGAGGGGGAGTGGAGGCAGTTGGGAAGAGACAGCTGGGATCCCATGGCTCCCCAGTGAAAACCCATAAGAACTCCCACCCCCAGgtcagcccctcctccccagaaGCCACCTTGCTCTGCTTGGGCCACAGCAGGGCCCTTTGCTTTTAGCATGGCCCCCCCGTAACTCAGCCTTGCCAAACCTGATACATCTCACTTGTGGAAAGCATCTGTGCTCAGGTTTTCTTGCTTGTTTATAGTCTGTGTCTCTCCAGGGTGTGTCTGTTCCTACTAACTGGAGAAGTATTTGCTGAGTCCCCACGCAGAGCCAGGCAGCCACCTGGGTGCACTGTGAGTGCAACCAAAGCCCAGCCCACTGGGGTGACATCCTAGtggtgggtgtgtgcgtgtgtggtttTTAACAAAGACAGGAAGTCCAACACAGCAAGTAAAAGGACGAGAACCATGGAGAGACAGACCGTGGGTGGAAGCGGGGGGGTGGGGTGCGTCATGACCTTCCATGCTTGAAGCTATATCCCAAAACCCAGAACAGAGGCTGTGGGGTCAGCGTTTGCCAGAGGACAGACACCAGATGTTCCACCCCTACAGTAACTGGAGCTTGGTGAGAATGTAGGAAGAGGGCAAGGAGATGTCATGTCCCACACAGAAGGCTGGACACAGGCCCTCTCCCGGTCCCAgggactccagaagtgccccaggCCACAGAACTCCTCTAGATTCTGCTGGCATTCCCATAGGCATGCCACAAACACCCAAGTGCCCAAGGTTAGCAGGTGCTGCTGGacaccccagcccctgcctccctgAGTGCCCAGGGCTGCACTGTGGTGTGGCTCTGATGGGCCCTGCGGACTAGGCTGTGTCTCATCTCATTGTCCAGGACAAGCTCTCACCCTTTGGGCACAGGGGTTCCTGGGCCCTCAGTGCTGGAAGGCTTGTAAGAGCCTGCATGAGAGGAGGCCATTTGAGCTGTGGTGAGAGCCCAGCCAAGAGAGCACATGTGGGTCCCTTCCATACCATGGGCAAGTCATGCACTGACCTAAGATCTTGTCCCACAGCTTTAGGGAAAATGGGCCAGCacaccctgccctgcccaccaccCAGGTTGCTGGGAGCCTCTGATGGGGCCCAGTGGGTGCTGAGGCCCTGCAGGCCCTATGCCTTTGCCACATGCCTGGCACTAGGTGGAGGGCCCGGTCGTGAGCTCACTCCATCTTCAGGTGTGGGGGACAGCAGTGCCTGGCCTCAGGAAAAAGACAATGGGAGGCTTCCAGCATACTCCTCCCCTCTCAGGGCCTCAGTGTCCTGTCCACCAGACAGATGGCCTTTGAGGCCCTCAGGGCTACCTTCCTGGTCACCAGCCATCCTGTgggcctggccttcctgcctggaaCCTGAGCCAGCAGTCAACGGGAGGTGCCAGCAGCCTTTCAGAGCTTGGAAACAACAGGAAGGGCAGTGGCCGCGCAGCGGGGTCGGGCAGGCTGCCAGCTCCGGGGAGGTGATGCAGGGAATCGCCAAGGCTCCCCCAAGGGCAGCCCATGGCCCCAAGGTCAGGGCTCATCCTGAAACTGACGGCAAGCTGAAGGTCCCTAGGAAAAGAGGGCTACCCTCCGGCACCCCAGGCCCAGCGGGTGGGAGCGGGGAAGTCCCGGAAATATCGCCTGAGAAGGGGGCTCCAGGTGGCGCCAGGCTGGGACCCAGGACTCGGGTAGGGTGGGGCCCCTGTCCTGCGCGGGTCCTGCTCCAGCTGAGTCCCTAGGGAGGGGACAGGGGCTCGGGGTCCGGGCCAGCGCTGGAGCCGGGTCCTCGGCCGCCTCCTCCCACGCCTGAGGGCTCCCGCTCCGACCCCTCGGCAAGGCCCAGGCCCAGCTCGGTTGGGCTGGGATTCCCCGCGCCGCCTTGAGCCCGTCGCGCCCCACTCACCTGCGCCACCGCTGCTCACCTGTGCCGCCGCAGCAGCCACGGGGCGGGCGGCCCGGCCGTCGGCCACAGCCCTACCGCCCCGTCGCCCGGGACTGGCTGCTGGCCGCCCAATCAGAAAGCCCGTTGCGCGGGTCAGCGTTTCCGTCCGGCACGCCGGAAGTTGGCGCCGTTGGGAATGCGCCTGCGCCGTGCGTAGCCGCGAGTCAGACGCGCGTGGTCGGGACCGGGTCGCGGGCGCCGGGGTCTCGTGGGACCGGGGTGATCCCGCCCGCTCGCTTGGCTTGCCCAGCAGGATGCCCGAGATCAGGGTCACGCCCCTGGGTGAGTGCTGGGCGGCGCAAGGAGCGCCCGAGGAAGGCTGGTAGGGGACTCGGAGGTCCGGGGACCCCGGGACGCGTCTTCCTCGCCGCGCGGCCCCCCGCCCGGCGCCAGTGCTTAGTGCaccttcctcctgcctctgcgTTCGCGCACTCGCTGCCTTCCACCTGTTCCATATGTCTCGAGCCCCGCTTCCCTGCAGCCTCCGTTTACCCGTGGGCCGTTCACCCCACGTCAGTCAGACCTTGTTTTGCTTGACCGGCGCAgcgttaaaaacaaaaaccaacgtCTCTCCCGCCCCCAGCTTGCCCTTTGCGGAAGATATAAGTGCATAGTTTAAAAACAGTACAGCAGTGCGAAGGAGGTACAGCAGGTCACTCAGAATCGGAACAGCCAGGGTCTCTGTGCACAGGTGACAGGGGCTTTCCGGAAACCTGCCCCCCTGCCACGGCCATATATCCGCAGCGTCTTCTAGCAGGGTTGTCCCCCGCAGCTCTACATGCTCTCTTCTATGGTGCATTCTCAGAATAGCCCACCCAGCCTCCCGCTGCAGTGGTCTGCCCCTGGCCGTCCAGGGCACAGCACGCATCCCGCCCCGCCATAGGTGTCCTCACACCTCTCCTACCTGTTGATTCCGGTTCCCCTCTGGCTGCTTCAGCTCCATGCTCTCCTCACACCTGGTTCCTCTCCAGGGGCCTCTGCAGGGTTCTCCTTCCAGCCTGTTTCCCCCTGTGGCATCTTTCTCACCACTCACTTGTGCCAGCCTTTTTTCCCTATGACATCTTTCTCACCGCGCACCCTTGAACAGTCCTGTCTTTTTACTGCTTCTTTCACCCCAAATCCTCACTGGGCAGTGGGAGAGAGGTGGGCATGGCTGTCCCTCCGACTGGTCCTCCCATACAGGGGCTGGCCAGGATGTGGGCCGAAGCTGCATTTTGGTGTCCATTGCGGGCAAGAACGTCATGCTGGACTGCGGGATGCACATGGGCTTCAGCGACGATGTGAGTCTCAAGGGTGGGCGGCCTGGCATCCAGCCTGCGCCTCGGCGTCATCACCGAGGGACCTGGGCCTCAGAGTCGCAGGCTTTGACTATGGAGGAGGAACGGGGGCAAGTGGGCACTGGTAGGAGGGCAGCCCCCACCGTCACCCAACAAGTGGAGCACTTGCATGGGTCAGACTGTACTGGAGCCAGGGCATGGCTGTGGGGTCTCAGCTCTCAGGTACTGGCTCAGCAGCCTGACTTCTGCCCTACATGCTCAGGGGTTCTGAGCAGTCGGTGGCCTCAGTGGGCCTGCAGGGTGTGGGTGTCAGGCTCAACTGCACCCTGACCCAGGGGCCATCCCCACAGCCCTGGCTGCCCCACAGTCACCTGA
It contains:
- the CPTP gene encoding ceramide-1-phosphate transfer protein encodes the protein MDDLESEFNLKVVLVSFKQCLNEKEEVLLEYYLAGWRGLVRFLNSLGTIFSFISKDVVTKLQIMDQLRSGPQQEHYSSLQAMVAYEVGNQLVDLERRSRHPDSGCRTVLRLHRALRWLQLFLEGVRTSPEDARTSVLCTDSYNASLAAYHPWIIRRAVTVAFCALPTRKVFLESMNVGSSKQAVEMLDEALPFIERVYNISQKLYAEHALLDLP